In Agrobacterium sp. RAC06, a single window of DNA contains:
- a CDS encoding aspartate-semialdehyde dehydrogenase, producing the protein MGFKIAVVGATGNVGREMLNILSERGFPASEVVALASARSQGTEVSFGDKVLKVSNLDNYDFSDTDICLMSAGGTISQKWSPKIGAQGCVVIDNSSAWRYDSDVPLIVPEVNPDAIVDFKKRNIIANPNCSTAQLVVALKPLHDVAKIKRVVVSTYQSVSGAGKEGMDELFTQTRAVFVADPVESKKFTKRIAFNVIPHIDSFMEDGYTKEEWKVLAETKKMLDPKIKVTCTAVRVPVFIGHSESVNIEFENEITADQARDILREAPGCLVIDKHENGGYITPVECAGEDATFISRIREDATVENGLNMWVVSDNLRKGAALNAIQIAELLVNRGLIKPRAAA; encoded by the coding sequence ATGGGTTTCAAGATTGCAGTCGTAGGCGCAACCGGCAATGTCGGGCGCGAAATGCTGAACATCCTCTCCGAGCGCGGCTTTCCGGCATCGGAAGTCGTGGCACTTGCCTCGGCGCGCTCGCAGGGCACGGAAGTCTCCTTCGGTGACAAGGTCCTGAAGGTTTCCAACCTCGACAATTACGATTTCTCCGACACGGACATTTGCCTGATGTCGGCCGGTGGCACCATCTCCCAGAAGTGGTCGCCGAAGATCGGCGCGCAGGGCTGCGTCGTCATCGACAACTCCTCGGCCTGGCGTTACGATTCGGACGTTCCGCTGATCGTTCCGGAAGTCAATCCGGACGCCATCGTCGATTTCAAGAAGCGCAACATCATCGCCAATCCGAACTGCTCGACCGCCCAGCTCGTTGTAGCTCTGAAGCCGCTGCATGATGTCGCCAAGATCAAGCGCGTCGTCGTCTCGACCTACCAGTCGGTTTCCGGCGCCGGCAAGGAAGGCATGGACGAACTGTTCACGCAGACCCGCGCCGTGTTCGTCGCCGATCCGGTCGAGTCGAAGAAGTTCACCAAGCGCATCGCCTTCAACGTCATCCCGCATATCGATAGCTTCATGGAAGACGGCTACACGAAGGAAGAGTGGAAGGTTCTGGCCGAGACGAAGAAGATGCTCGATCCGAAGATCAAGGTGACCTGCACTGCCGTGCGCGTTCCGGTCTTCATTGGTCATTCGGAATCCGTCAACATCGAGTTCGAGAACGAGATCACAGCCGATCAGGCCCGCGACATCCTGCGCGAGGCTCCGGGCTGCCTTGTCATCGACAAGCATGAAAACGGCGGCTACATCACGCCCGTCGAATGCGCCGGAGAAGATGCCACATTTATTTCCCGTATCCGCGAGGATGCGACGGTTGAGAACGGTCTCAACATGTGGGTCGTCTCCGACAACCTGCGCAAGGGTGCAGCCCTCAACGCCATCCAGATTGCCGAGCTGCTCGTCAATCGCGGCTTGATCAAGCCCCGCGCAGCCGCTTGA
- a CDS encoding GNAT family N-acetyltransferase → MNLEIRDLIPDDLPQVTAIYADAVVNGTASYELVSPDLEEMSGRFAALKAKGYPYLAAVDEKGSLAGYAYASAFRTRPAYRWLVEDSIYIAPSARGRGVGKALLRELLIRCEALGFRQMIAVIGGASEASMAVHRSCGFEPAGRLVGTGFKHDLWLDTVFMQKVLGEGNSTTPDLSSYPGTMP, encoded by the coding sequence ATGAATCTCGAAATTCGCGATCTGATCCCTGACGACCTTCCGCAGGTGACTGCAATCTACGCAGACGCCGTGGTCAACGGAACCGCAAGCTATGAGCTCGTTTCGCCCGATCTCGAAGAGATGTCGGGGAGATTTGCCGCCCTCAAGGCCAAGGGCTATCCCTATCTCGCGGCGGTCGATGAAAAGGGATCGCTTGCAGGCTATGCCTATGCATCGGCCTTCAGAACCCGTCCGGCCTATCGATGGCTCGTCGAAGATTCCATCTATATCGCCCCTTCGGCTCGCGGTCGCGGTGTCGGGAAGGCTCTGCTGAGAGAACTGCTGATACGGTGCGAGGCGCTGGGTTTTCGCCAGATGATCGCGGTCATCGGCGGTGCGAGCGAGGCGTCCATGGCGGTGCATCGCAGTTGTGGCTTCGAACCCGCCGGACGCCTGGTCGGAACCGGCTTCAAGCATGACCTGTGGCTCGACACCGTCTTCATGCAGAAGGTGCTGGGCGAGGGGAATTCGACCACGCCCGATCTGTCCAGCTATCCCGGCACGATGCCTTGA
- a CDS encoding DUF2794 domain-containing protein gives MTEQPEGQRREDEGAEKSATGVVDLGIYRQSLDPLPVTFHRRELDAILWIYGRMVGEGEWRDYAIDHLKDRAVFSVFKRSGEYPLYRIEKNPKLAAKQGAFSVIATDGRILKRGHDLRQVLKIFDKALKALD, from the coding sequence ATGACAGAGCAGCCGGAAGGGCAGCGCCGTGAAGACGAGGGAGCCGAGAAAAGCGCCACCGGCGTAGTCGATCTCGGCATATACAGGCAATCCCTCGACCCTCTTCCCGTCACGTTCCATCGCCGCGAACTGGACGCGATCCTCTGGATCTATGGCCGCATGGTCGGGGAGGGTGAATGGCGCGACTATGCGATAGATCACCTCAAGGATCGCGCCGTCTTTTCCGTCTTCAAAAGGTCAGGCGAATATCCGCTCTACCGCATCGAAAAGAATCCGAAGCTTGCCGCCAAGCAGGGCGCATTTTCGGTCATCGCAACGGATGGCCGGATCCTGAAGCGCGGCCACGACCTTCGCCAGGTCCTCAAGATTTTTGACAAGGCATTGAAAGCCCTCGACTGA
- a CDS encoding LysR family transcriptional regulator, with protein MAEIHVHRLQPKHLNLIRSIAELGQLSLAAQELALTQPAASRMLGEIERYVGSPIFVRTPKGMEPTAVGSALARRAQNVLEEMREAAREVEAIQRGLTGKVRIGAVTGGAVGYVVPAIRALKAEASTVDIHVDVAPSGEMIRDLLSGQYDFVLGRIPAGIDARQFHVDGATMEEVEIVVHRIHPLVNVDRLNISDMAHFPWVMQAPGTPLRQAVENVFIEEGAPIPRNIVNTTSLLVMIAMLASSNAIAPMSREVADLLCRQTPVGDLTTLKLDTPIEVTPYHLITLSGKRLSPIAARLRELLLSRFLSRGR; from the coding sequence ATGGCCGAAATTCATGTCCACCGATTGCAACCAAAGCATCTGAACCTCATCCGCTCGATCGCGGAGCTCGGGCAATTAAGCTTGGCCGCTCAGGAGCTTGCGCTGACGCAGCCTGCGGCTTCCCGCATGTTGGGCGAAATCGAACGCTATGTCGGGTCACCGATCTTCGTCCGCACGCCCAAAGGCATGGAGCCGACAGCTGTCGGCAGTGCGCTTGCTCGCCGTGCACAGAACGTACTGGAGGAAATGCGCGAAGCCGCCCGCGAGGTGGAAGCCATCCAGCGCGGGCTGACAGGCAAGGTCAGGATCGGCGCCGTCACCGGCGGAGCGGTCGGTTACGTTGTGCCCGCCATCCGCGCGTTGAAGGCTGAAGCCTCCACCGTCGACATACATGTCGACGTTGCACCGAGCGGCGAGATGATCCGCGATCTTCTGTCCGGCCAGTACGACTTCGTTCTCGGGCGCATCCCGGCCGGCATCGACGCGCGACAGTTCCATGTCGACGGCGCGACCATGGAAGAGGTGGAGATCGTCGTGCACCGCATTCATCCGCTGGTCAACGTGGACCGGCTCAACATCTCGGACATGGCCCATTTCCCCTGGGTCATGCAGGCGCCCGGCACCCCCCTGCGCCAGGCGGTGGAGAATGTCTTCATCGAAGAAGGCGCCCCCATTCCGCGCAACATTGTCAACACCACATCTCTTCTGGTCATGATCGCGATGCTCGCCTCGTCCAACGCGATCGCTCCCATGTCGCGTGAAGTCGCCGATCTTCTCTGTCGACAGACGCCCGTCGGCGACCTGACCACGCTGAAACTCGATACGCCGATCGAAGTGACGCCCTATCATCTGATCACCCTGAGCGGCAAACGTCTGTCGCCGATCGCCGCACGGCTGCGTGAGCTGCTGCTCAGTCGATTCCTGAGCAGGGGACGCTGA
- the chvE gene encoding multiple monosaccharide ABC transporter substrate-binding protein: MKKLGALIASLAIGIASFAPASFAQDKGMVGISMPTKTSTRWISDGETMEKLFQDAGYTPDLQFADDDIPNQLAQIENMVTKGAKVLVIGAIDGTTLSDILQKAADAGVKVIAYDRLIRDSGNVDYYATFDNFQVGVLQATSLVDGLKAKFPDTKPWNVELFGGSPDDNNAFFFYDGAMSVLQPLIDSGDIVIKSGQQGMDQVGTLRWDGTVAQARMENLLSSTYTEDKLHGALSPYDGLSIGILSALKGVGYGSGDMAMPVVTGQDAELPSIKSMLADEQYSTVFKDTRELAKVAVSMVEAIMEGKEPEINDNETYNNGVKVVPSYLLKPVALDKSNAKDVLVGAGYYTADQIDN; this comes from the coding sequence ATGAAGAAACTTGGCGCCCTGATTGCGTCGCTCGCAATCGGCATCGCATCATTCGCGCCCGCGTCCTTCGCACAGGACAAGGGCATGGTCGGCATTTCGATGCCGACGAAGACGTCGACCCGCTGGATCTCCGATGGCGAGACCATGGAAAAGCTGTTCCAGGACGCTGGCTACACGCCGGACCTGCAGTTCGCTGACGACGACATTCCGAACCAGCTGGCCCAGATCGAAAACATGGTCACCAAGGGTGCCAAGGTTCTCGTGATCGGCGCCATCGACGGCACCACGCTCTCCGACATCCTGCAGAAGGCCGCCGATGCCGGCGTCAAGGTCATCGCTTATGACCGCCTGATCCGTGACTCGGGCAATGTCGACTACTACGCCACCTTCGACAACTTCCAGGTCGGCGTTCTCCAGGCAACCAGCCTCGTTGATGGCCTCAAGGCCAAGTTCCCGGACACCAAGCCGTGGAACGTCGAACTCTTCGGCGGTTCGCCTGACGACAACAACGCCTTCTTCTTCTACGACGGCGCCATGTCGGTTCTGCAGCCGCTCATCGACAGCGGCGACATCGTGATCAAGTCCGGCCAGCAGGGCATGGACCAGGTCGGTACGCTGCGTTGGGACGGCACTGTTGCCCAGGCTCGTATGGAAAACCTGCTGTCCTCGACCTACACCGAAGACAAGCTGCATGGCGCTCTGTCTCCTTATGACGGCCTCTCGATCGGCATCCTGTCTGCTCTCAAGGGCGTAGGCTACGGTTCGGGCGACATGGCTATGCCGGTTGTCACCGGTCAGGACGCCGAGCTGCCCTCGATCAAGTCGATGCTTGCCGACGAGCAGTACTCGACCGTCTTCAAGGACACCCGCGAACTCGCCAAGGTTGCCGTCTCGATGGTCGAAGCCATCATGGAAGGCAAGGAGCCCGAGATCAACGACAACGAGACCTACAACAATGGTGTTAAGGTCGTTCCGTCCTACCTGCTGAAGCCTGTCGCTCTCGACAAGTCGAATGCCAAGGACGTTCTCGTCGGCGCCGGTTACTACACCGCCGATCAGATCGACAACTGA
- the mmsA gene encoding multiple monosaccharide ABC transporter ATP-binding protein has protein sequence MDNIILEMRGITKTFPGVKALDNVSFKVREGEIHALVGENGAGKSTLMKVLSGVYPAGTYDGDIYYDGEVRRFGRISDSEELGIIIIHQELALVPLLSIAENIFLGNEIADKGVIHWPQTFARTKELLAKVGLKDSPSTRITDIGVGKQQLVEIAKALSKKVRLLILDEPTASLNETDSDALLTLLMEFRKQGMTSIIISHKLNEIRKVADKITIIRDGGTVETLDCHTQEITEDRIIKGMVGRDMEDRYPKREPKIGDMLLEVKNWNVFHQNHRDRQFLHDIAFNVRAGEVVGIAGLMGAGRTETAMSIFGKSWGHKITGDVWMHGKPVDVSTIPKAIDAGLAYVTEDRKHLGLVLQNNIKENTTLANLDGVSSGTVIDDRKEAKVAADYRQKLRIRSHSIYQEAVNLSGGNQQKVVLSKWLFTNPEILILDEPTRGIDVGAKFEIYTIINQLAAEGKGILMISSEMPELLGTCDRIYVMNEGRIVAELSKEEASQESIMRAIMRSGEKH, from the coding sequence ATGGACAACATCATTCTCGAGATGCGCGGCATCACAAAGACATTCCCCGGCGTGAAAGCGCTGGACAATGTCAGCTTCAAGGTGCGCGAGGGAGAGATCCACGCGCTGGTCGGCGAAAATGGCGCCGGCAAGTCCACGCTGATGAAGGTCCTGAGCGGCGTCTATCCTGCGGGCACCTATGACGGCGATATCTATTACGACGGCGAAGTGCGTCGCTTTGGCCGTATTTCCGACAGCGAGGAACTCGGCATCATCATCATTCACCAGGAACTGGCACTCGTGCCGCTCCTGTCGATCGCCGAAAACATCTTTCTCGGCAACGAGATCGCCGACAAGGGCGTGATCCACTGGCCCCAGACCTTCGCGCGGACGAAAGAGTTGCTGGCGAAGGTTGGCCTGAAGGATTCTCCTTCCACCCGCATAACCGACATCGGTGTCGGCAAGCAGCAGCTGGTCGAAATCGCCAAGGCGCTGTCGAAGAAGGTCAGGTTGCTCATCCTCGACGAGCCGACCGCTTCTCTCAATGAAACGGATTCGGACGCGCTGCTGACGCTTCTGATGGAATTCCGCAAGCAGGGGATGACCTCGATCATCATCTCCCACAAGCTCAACGAGATCCGCAAGGTCGCCGACAAGATCACCATCATTCGTGACGGTGGCACTGTCGAAACGCTCGACTGTCACACGCAGGAAATCACCGAAGACCGGATCATCAAGGGGATGGTCGGCCGTGACATGGAAGACCGTTATCCGAAGCGCGAACCGAAAATCGGGGACATGCTTCTCGAAGTGAAGAACTGGAACGTCTTCCACCAGAACCACCGTGATCGGCAGTTCCTGCACGATATTGCCTTCAACGTTCGGGCGGGTGAGGTCGTCGGTATCGCCGGGCTCATGGGCGCCGGCCGCACCGAGACGGCGATGAGCATCTTCGGCAAGTCCTGGGGTCACAAGATCACCGGTGACGTCTGGATGCATGGCAAGCCGGTCGACGTCTCGACGATCCCGAAGGCGATCGATGCGGGACTTGCCTACGTGACCGAAGACCGCAAGCATCTCGGTCTGGTCCTTCAGAACAACATCAAGGAAAACACCACGCTCGCCAATCTCGACGGCGTTTCCAGCGGCACCGTCATCGACGATCGCAAGGAAGCCAAGGTGGCGGCCGACTATCGTCAGAAGCTTCGGATCCGCTCACATTCGATCTATCAGGAAGCCGTCAACCTGTCCGGCGGCAACCAGCAGAAGGTCGTGCTGTCGAAGTGGTTGTTCACCAACCCCGAGATCCTGATCCTCGACGAGCCGACCCGCGGCATCGACGTTGGCGCAAAATTCGAAATCTACACCATCATCAACCAGCTTGCCGCCGAAGGTAAGGGCATTCTGATGATCTCATCGGAAATGCCGGAACTGCTCGGCACCTGCGACCGCATCTACGTCATGAACGAAGGTCGCATCGTCGCGGAACTGTCCAAGGAAGAAGCAAGCCAAGAGTCCATCATGCGTGCCATCATGCGCTCTGGGGAGAAACACTAA
- the mmsB gene encoding multiple monosaccharide ABC transporter permease: MAIDTRTETPKVSVGDYLRNNIREYGLLLALVVIMLLFQFLTDGVLFRPVNITNLVLQNSFIVIMALGMLLIIVAGHIDLSVGSIVAFIGGISAIMLVKWGWHFSLVVPLCLMLGGIMGAAQGYWVAYQKIPSFIVTLAGMLVFRGLTYVVLQGRPIGPFPKEFTLLSTGFIPDFMPLTDVATTGIANHVAIIVVVLLVALAIFNGMKHRRLNEEHGTENEPFVFFAVQMGIISVVAIFLGYQLATYRGLPNVLVVMGILIALYSFVTTRTTIGRRIYALGGNEKAAKLSGINTERLVFLTFVNMGVLAALAGMIIAARLNSATPKAGVGFELDVIAACFIGGASASGGVGKITGAVIGALIMGVMNNGMSIMGIGIDYQQLIKGLVLLAAVFFDVYNKNKAV, from the coding sequence ATGGCCATCGACACAAGAACCGAAACCCCCAAGGTCTCCGTGGGCGACTATCTGCGCAACAATATCCGTGAATACGGACTGCTGCTCGCGCTCGTCGTCATCATGTTGCTGTTCCAGTTCCTGACCGACGGCGTTCTCTTCCGCCCGGTCAACATCACCAACCTGGTGCTGCAGAACTCGTTCATCGTCATCATGGCGCTCGGCATGTTGCTGATCATCGTGGCGGGGCATATCGATCTGTCGGTCGGCTCGATTGTCGCCTTCATCGGCGGCATATCGGCGATCATGCTGGTCAAATGGGGCTGGCATTTCTCCCTCGTCGTTCCGCTGTGTCTGATGCTCGGCGGCATCATGGGTGCCGCCCAGGGCTACTGGGTCGCCTATCAGAAGATCCCGTCCTTCATCGTGACGCTCGCCGGCATGCTGGTCTTCCGCGGTCTGACCTATGTGGTCCTGCAGGGACGCCCGATCGGTCCGTTCCCGAAGGAATTCACGCTGCTGTCGACCGGCTTCATCCCGGATTTCATGCCGCTGACGGATGTTGCGACGACGGGTATCGCCAACCATGTCGCGATCATCGTGGTCGTGCTGCTCGTTGCTCTCGCCATCTTTAACGGCATGAAGCACCGTCGCCTGAACGAAGAGCATGGCACGGAAAACGAACCCTTCGTCTTCTTCGCCGTGCAGATGGGCATCATCAGCGTTGTCGCGATCTTCCTCGGCTATCAGCTGGCGACCTATCGCGGTCTGCCGAACGTGCTCGTCGTCATGGGCATTCTGATTGCCCTCTATTCCTTCGTCACCACCCGCACGACCATTGGCCGTCGCATCTATGCGCTGGGCGGCAACGAGAAGGCCGCAAAGCTCTCCGGCATCAATACCGAACGCCTGGTGTTCCTGACCTTCGTCAATATGGGCGTTCTCGCAGCGCTCGCCGGCATGATCATTGCGGCGCGCCTCAATTCGGCGACGCCGAAAGCCGGTGTCGGCTTCGAACTCGACGTCATCGCGGCCTGCTTCATCGGCGGTGCTTCTGCATCCGGCGGCGTGGGCAAGATTACCGGTGCTGTCATCGGCGCCCTGATCATGGGTGTCATGAACAACGGCATGTCGATCATGGGTATCGGCATTGACTACCAGCAGCTCATCAAGGGCCTCGTGCTTTTGGCTGCTGTCTTCTTCGACGTTTACAACAAGAACAAAGCAGTCTGA
- the araD1 gene encoding AraD1 family protein, producing MFLSQLKAGGIICRQGEAARLVPGFNSTYELAKAAIAAGTSVAALIEKQGQGDTVDLVALAAEGKLDCPVRHPDPAHMYLTGTGLTHTGSASARDNMHADTAGMSDSMKMFRMGLEGGKPKPGETGVQPEWFYKGNGFNAVAPGDDLVSPSFALDGGEEPEMAGYYIIGDDGTAHRLGFSVANEFSDHVTEKINYLFLAHSKLRPASFGPELRVGALPDHVEGTSRIVRGGQTVWEKPFLSGEANMSHTIANLEYHHFKYALFCQPGDLHIHMYGTATLSVADGFVTQEGDVFEIESPQFGLPLRNRLAKAAVETVKVKML from the coding sequence ATGTTTCTCTCGCAATTGAAGGCTGGCGGCATCATTTGCCGCCAGGGTGAGGCTGCGCGCCTTGTCCCTGGATTTAACTCCACATACGAACTGGCCAAGGCGGCGATAGCCGCCGGGACCTCCGTTGCCGCCCTGATCGAAAAGCAGGGCCAAGGCGACACCGTCGACCTCGTCGCGCTTGCGGCCGAAGGCAAGCTCGATTGCCCGGTCCGTCATCCGGATCCGGCCCACATGTACCTGACCGGTACGGGTCTCACCCATACGGGTTCGGCATCTGCGCGAGACAACATGCATGCGGACACCGCCGGCATGAGCGACTCGATGAAGATGTTCCGCATGGGTCTGGAAGGCGGCAAGCCGAAGCCCGGCGAAACCGGCGTACAGCCCGAGTGGTTCTACAAGGGCAACGGTTTCAACGCTGTCGCACCCGGCGACGACCTCGTGTCGCCATCGTTCGCTCTCGATGGTGGTGAAGAACCCGAGATGGCCGGTTATTACATCATCGGCGACGATGGCACCGCGCATCGCCTGGGCTTCTCCGTTGCCAACGAATTTTCCGACCACGTGACCGAGAAGATCAACTATCTCTTCCTCGCCCACTCCAAGCTGCGTCCGGCCTCCTTTGGTCCGGAACTGCGCGTCGGCGCCCTACCTGACCACGTCGAAGGTACCTCGCGCATCGTGCGCGGTGGCCAGACCGTATGGGAGAAGCCGTTCCTCTCGGGTGAGGCAAACATGTCGCACACGATCGCGAACCTTGAATACCACCATTTCAAGTATGCGCTCTTCTGCCAGCCCGGCGACCTCCACATTCACATGTACGGCACGGCGACACTGTCCGTGGCGGATGGTTTTGTGACGCAGGAAGGCGACGTATTCGAAATCGAGTCGCCGCAATTCGGTCTTCCGCTGCGCAATCGCCTGGCAAAGGCTGCTGTAGAGACCGTCAAGGTGAAGATGCTCTGA
- the araD gene encoding L-arabinonate dehydratase, translating to MSKFKPAAWPRQLRSQHWYGGTSRDTIYHRGWMKNQGHPHDLFDGRPVIGILNTWSDLTPCNGHLRELAEKVKAGVWEAGGFPVEIPVFSASENTFRPTAMMYRNLAALAVEEAMRAQPIDGAVLLVGCDKTTPSLVMAAASTDLPSIVVTGGPMLNGYFRGERVGSGTHLWKFSEAVKAGEMTQEEFVEAEASMSRSSGTCNTMGTASTMASMVEALGMALSGNAAIPAVDSRRKVMAQLSGRRIVQMVKDDLKPSDIMTKEAFENAIRVNGAIGGSTNAVIHMLAMAGRVGIDLTLDDWDRLGRDVPMIVNLMPSGKYLMEEFFYAGGLPVVIKMLGEAGKLHKDALTVSGENIWDEVKDVRNWNEDVILPVDKALTQQGGIVVLRGNLAPKGCVLKPSAASPHLMKHRGRAVVFEDIDDYKAKINDEALDIDETCVMVLKYCGPRGYPGMAEVGNMGLPPKVLRKGITDMVRISDARMSGTAYGTVLLHTSPEAARGGPLAIVKNGDFIEVDVEARRVHLDISDEEMQRRLAEWRPPVEPPASGYAKLFHDHVEGADTGADFDFLKGCRGSPVGKDAH from the coding sequence ATGAGCAAGTTCAAACCGGCGGCCTGGCCGCGCCAACTGAGATCGCAGCACTGGTATGGCGGCACGTCGCGTGACACCATCTACCACCGTGGCTGGATGAAGAACCAGGGTCACCCGCACGACCTGTTCGACGGTCGTCCCGTCATCGGTATTCTGAACACCTGGTCCGACCTCACCCCCTGCAATGGCCATCTGCGCGAATTGGCCGAAAAGGTGAAGGCCGGCGTTTGGGAAGCCGGCGGCTTCCCGGTCGAGATCCCGGTTTTCTCGGCGTCGGAAAATACCTTCCGCCCGACGGCCATGATGTATCGCAACCTTGCGGCGCTCGCCGTCGAGGAAGCCATGCGCGCGCAGCCGATCGATGGTGCGGTCCTGCTAGTCGGCTGTGACAAGACCACGCCGTCGCTGGTGATGGCTGCCGCTTCCACCGACCTTCCGTCGATCGTCGTGACTGGCGGTCCGATGCTGAACGGCTATTTCCGTGGTGAGCGCGTCGGATCCGGCACCCACCTCTGGAAGTTCTCCGAAGCCGTGAAGGCCGGCGAGATGACCCAGGAAGAATTCGTCGAAGCGGAAGCCTCGATGTCCCGTTCCAGTGGTACCTGCAACACCATGGGCACCGCCTCGACCATGGCCTCCATGGTTGAAGCGCTCGGCATGGCTCTGTCCGGCAATGCCGCGATCCCGGCCGTCGACAGCCGCCGCAAGGTGATGGCGCAGCTTTCGGGTCGTCGCATCGTGCAGATGGTCAAGGATGATCTGAAGCCTTCCGACATCATGACCAAGGAAGCCTTCGAAAACGCGATCCGCGTCAATGGCGCGATCGGTGGATCGACCAATGCCGTCATCCACATGCTCGCCATGGCGGGCCGTGTCGGCATCGATCTCACCCTCGACGACTGGGATCGCCTGGGCCGTGATGTACCGATGATCGTGAACCTCATGCCGTCGGGCAAATATCTGATGGAAGAGTTCTTCTATGCCGGTGGCCTGCCTGTCGTCATCAAGATGCTCGGTGAAGCCGGCAAGCTTCACAAGGACGCACTGACTGTCTCTGGCGAAAACATCTGGGACGAGGTCAAGGATGTCCGCAACTGGAACGAGGACGTCATCCTGCCGGTCGACAAGGCGCTGACCCAGCAGGGCGGTATCGTCGTCCTGCGTGGAAATCTCGCACCCAAGGGCTGCGTGCTGAAGCCGTCGGCTGCCTCTCCGCATCTGATGAAGCATCGCGGCCGTGCCGTGGTCTTCGAAGACATCGATGACTACAAGGCGAAAATCAACGACGAGGCGCTCGATATCGACGAAACCTGCGTCATGGTCCTCAAATACTGCGGTCCGCGTGGTTATCCGGGCATGGCCGAGGTCGGCAACATGGGCCTGCCGCCGAAAGTCCTGCGCAAGGGGATCACCGACATGGTCCGCATCTCCGATGCGCGCATGTCCGGTACCGCCTACGGCACTGTCCTGTTGCACACCTCGCCGGAAGCGGCGCGTGGTGGTCCGCTCGCGATCGTCAAGAACGGTGACTTCATCGAAGTCGATGTCGAAGCCCGTCGGGTGCATCTCGACATCTCGGACGAGGAAATGCAGCGGCGTCTGGCCGAATGGCGTCCGCCGGTCGAGCCGCCGGCCAGTGGTTATGCCAAGCTCTTCCACGATCACGTCGAGGGTGCCGACACCGGAGCAGACTTCGACTTCCTGAAGGGTTGCCGCGGTTCGCCGGTCGGCAAGGACGCACACTGA
- a CDS encoding Gfo/Idh/MocA family protein translates to MAERIPLALVGIGKIARDQHIPSIAGGDDFVVAVGVSRHGKVDGAENFTDFDEFLAARPDIKVVSLCTPPEVRFDMAKAAIAAGRHVLMEKPPATTLGEAEALSELAAKAGVTLFATWHSRFALGVEPAKQWLADKVIQSISIVWKEDVRRWHPGQAWIWEPGGFGVFDPGINALSILTEIVPGHIMVEKSVLEFPENKKQPIAASIAMRTVEGAPVTAEFDWRQEGPQTWDITVQTNAGELRLSKGGSELYIGGKEQASGPDREYAGIYERFAHLIRSRQSDTDYQPLRIVADSFLCGERKVVAHFED, encoded by the coding sequence ATGGCAGAACGTATCCCGCTGGCGCTGGTCGGCATCGGCAAGATTGCCCGCGACCAACATATTCCGTCGATCGCAGGCGGTGATGACTTTGTCGTTGCCGTCGGCGTCAGCCGGCATGGCAAAGTCGACGGTGCGGAAAACTTCACCGATTTCGATGAGTTTCTCGCAGCGCGCCCGGACATCAAGGTCGTATCGCTCTGCACGCCGCCTGAAGTCCGCTTCGACATGGCAAAGGCTGCGATTGCTGCCGGTCGCCATGTGCTGATGGAAAAGCCGCCTGCAACCACACTCGGCGAAGCGGAGGCCCTTTCGGAGCTTGCCGCCAAGGCCGGCGTCACCTTGTTTGCCACCTGGCATTCGCGCTTTGCGCTCGGTGTCGAGCCTGCGAAGCAGTGGCTCGCAGACAAGGTCATCCAGTCGATCTCGATCGTCTGGAAGGAAGACGTGCGTCGCTGGCATCCCGGCCAGGCCTGGATCTGGGAACCGGGCGGCTTCGGCGTCTTCGATCCCGGTATCAACGCGCTTTCCATTCTGACCGAGATCGTCCCCGGGCATATCATGGTCGAGAAGTCGGTTCTTGAGTTCCCTGAAAACAAGAAGCAGCCGATCGCCGCTTCCATCGCCATGCGGACCGTCGAAGGCGCGCCGGTTACGGCCGAATTCGACTGGCGACAGGAAGGCCCGCAGACGTGGGACATCACAGTCCAGACGAATGCCGGCGAGTTGCGCCTTTCAAAGGGCGGCTCGGAACTCTATATCGGGGGTAAGGAACAGGCGTCCGGCCCGGACCGCGAATATGCTGGAATCTACGAACGCTTCGCCCACCTCATCCGCTCCCGCCAGAGCGACACCGACTATCAGCCGCTGCGCATCGTGGCGGATTCGTTCCTTTGCGGGGAACGAAAAGTCGTCGCTCACTTCGAAGACTGA